The Hypomesus transpacificus isolate Combined female chromosome 6, fHypTra1, whole genome shotgun sequence genomic interval CTTTCTACAGATTAGTGGATATGATGATTCAGTGTGCTTGCCGTTTTCAAACGAGATTATTTTGACGTCAAACTATACACTTCCATCCATGAAGATGCATGCAAATTGGCTTGTATTTAATCATTAACTCAGTCAAAGGCATAATGGAATTGTCAACAGGAAATATTTGACTAATTTGGaccagtacagtatgtgtgaaaATAGCAAGTATTGGTTTTTGGTGATACGGTGAATATAAGCTTATAAAACTGTTAAAATCGTTGTGATAAAACAATTGTGATCTCGATAAAGTGCTACATAGCAGTAGAAAATAAATCGAGTTTCATCTAACAGGAAAGTGCGTGAGCAAATTGTTTTTTCCACTGTCATGTGGATCCATGTCCTACACAAGTCATTGTTCACATGATCACATCGGATAAGTAATGATTATTAAAACTGATTCTGGAGATGCCCATTCATCTCATCATTGTCTATCATATTATTAATGTTGCTTAAATCGATGGGTGGGGGGTCAATATTCGGATCACTCCATTAAAATGAGTTGACACCTATACCCTCCCTCCCATCGCGCAAGACTTTCCTGATTGTTGGTTTGTGCGCTCTGACAACACGACGTGTAGTCGTTCCTCCGCCTCTGGTCTTCATACGCAGGTGTATGTTTTCAGAGATGAAGACTCTCACGAATCAAGTcgaaacaatttaaaaaacatttgtctCTATCATTAATGTAGCTTTTTTGGTTGTTTTTCCCTCGCGGACATGGGCTGCGCAATATCAGGATTGGGTTTAGTGCCAAAGCAAGTCGGAGAAGTGAAGGAAGAGGTTCCCATTGTACATTTAAGTGAGGAACACAGAGAGATGATAAAGGATACGTGGAGAGTCATCCAAGAAGATATCGCTAAAGTTGGAATAATAATGTTTGTCAGGTGAGTGCATTTTGTAAGTAATTTAGTGTTTAAAAGACTTGTTTAAACGCTTTGCAGGAATGTATGCAGCATTCTCACCATGACattgaattaaaaatgaatTTAAAACAAACTAATGAACGTGGAAATAATAAGTCATAAAACAACCCCACCGTCTGCCGACTACTTGAGTCTTAATTATCCAAACACGTGAAATAATTCACCTTTTGCTACCTTACAGTCCAATTTTTCTATTTTtaagcatttgaaaaaagaTCCACAACTAGATGGGTTTCTATAACAGCACCTTGTGTTATGGTTTGTAGACTTTGGTTTTAACAACAGAGCAAAATAGATATAATTGAAAAAAGTGAATACTGCCTATAATTTTGAGCCATGCAGGGTAGAAACGATAGATAAGGGATGCTGAAGGGATGCTACAGTCTTTGTTGGGATTGAGGTTAAGGCTCTACGTTTCCCAGTGTCCCAAAGCACTCTCGTAAGGCTGTGGGTTTTTCGGATTGGGAAGCCTGTTGCCTTTCAACATTTCAATTACAGCTTTCTGGAAGGGCAGCATGGTATCCGCATAGATTTTCTATCAGAAAAAGTCCCTTAGTCTCTGTTTACGAAAATAATATCACCATAACATTACGCTGCCACCACAATGCTTCAGAGTAGGGATGGCCTTCTTCTGACTCGAAAGGCCAAAGTCATTCTGCAAAGACCAGGAAACAACATGGGGAATGTCCTGAAGTGGTCCAATCAGAGCTTAAACATCCGTAGCATGGCTTCAAGATGGCTATCCACATTTGCCAAGAAACCAGAACTTGCACATGCCCATGCACAAGCAGTTGTATCTCTGTGTTTTCACAGATTCTACAGATTGACAAGTCATTTTCACTGAAGGATATGAAGTGTAAAACACAAAAATAGCAGGCTCGTGCCAAACACCTAATTTGTTTTCCAATTAGCATTTTCACGAAAGCCACTGAACAGTAGATAGAGTCCATCTTAGCTCTCCCTAACAGTCTGTCCCCAAAAAGTAAATCTTTCTGTGGGACTGGGAACTGGACTGGGAACATCACCAAGAAATCCCCacgaatgtaaatgtaagcacaTTGAAAACCCAAACACGAAGGCTGTGCTGATTGAACTATAACAGGCTGTTTATCAGAGCCCCCCGCCTTATCATTTAGGATGTTAATGGGCTAGCTGGACAGGACCTGTGGCAGAGCGATGCCTATTTTAGCATCAGTGTGAAGCACCTAAAGACACTAAGCCATGTATCGCCCTGCCATATAACGGCTGAAAGTGTGTGGCACAAACACAGAGGTTCATGTTCACTGATATTTCAACAAAATACCCATGCTTTGAACGTAACACATGATACTTGCTGACAGAGATTATTCTGTTACAATTAAAGTGTGTTGAAACCACATCTTTACATGCAACCAGGTGTGACATCCTGTGTGATAACAGTAAAAGCTTCACACAGACTGTCTCATTTGACATAAGTAATCATTTTATAGACACAACTATATTTACCTACAGAAGAAAGTGAAATACTTTTCAGATAAATGGAATGTATTTAATTACATAATTAGAATGGTGATTGTCCtccagagaaaaaaagaattgtCTGCTTTTTTAACATCATCTTCAATCACCTTTATGCTGTGTCCAGCTGATGACAAAACGTCATCACGATGTTGTTAAACCCAAGCAGAAGCTTTACGTGTCTGTTTCTATggcaggggtgttcaatcctggtcctcagggtccactgtcttgtatttgaatcaggtgtgctggagcagggaaacatctcaaacatgcaggacagtggaccttgaggaccaggattgaacactcATGTTCTATGGTATTCACATTGTTTTGTGAATGTTCATAGCCTTTATGTAGGTATCAAATCCTTTGTTCAGTCAAGCTGTCCTGTACCGTGTGTCACAAATTAGAATGAAGACCGGGAGCCCAACTTCAACTTGGACAAACTATTGGGGGTGCCTGTATTTTGTGAAGATTGAATACATGAAGAACAATATTAAATCGCTTCATCGTCATTTAAACATTCCCCTCATCTATTCCTATGACTGGCCAACCACATCTGCACTAGGTGTTAACTAGGCAAGAAAGTTAGTATTCAGACTCCTAGCAGGGCATTTTCTGGCATGACCTTTGTCGTATGCACTATCAGTTGGAGTTGGAGAGCAATTAATGACCTCCTGGTGAGAAAGAGATATAACTGGCCAAATGAAACAGAAAAATCCTCAACAAAGGATTGTGATATTCTGCAGTTTAGTCCCTAACAATGCTACAGATTCTAATCACAAATCCATATTTATGGCATGAAGACTAAAATATATTCCAAAATAATTTTGCATTTAGTcttttgaaaatagtttttttggTAAAACTGATAGATCTGCACAAGTCACCTTCATGTTCCTCTAAGGGAGGACTAATGTTATCTGCTGAAGTAATGTTTTGTGAACCAGACCAAAAATACACAACTAAAAGGGCGTCGTTGTCCACGGAGGGAAAGAAATGTCATATTACAGTTAAAATGTTTGTGAATCTATTAATCTCGACCTCGAGAGCTCACGAAGTGTCCTGTTTCCTTGGCAACAGGTTGTTTGAGACTCATCCAGAATGCAAAGACGTTTTCTTCCTGTTCCGAGACGTGGAGGACCTGGAGAGGCTGAGGACCAGCAAGGAGCTCCGAGCTCATGGCCTACGGTCAGTTACACTCGTCACATCCACGTCACTATTCTGTCCTCCGGCCCCGGCCACTCCTGCCGTCGTCTCACCCTTCACAACCACCCTTGTCCGTCCTCAGATGAGCACCTAGCACATCTCTGCACCTCAGAGTCGTGAGCACAGCCCTGCTGCCAAAACCATTTCTATGACACCTCCTTGAGGCCACAATGACTAATTCAGATTGAATTACAAAATATTGTTTTAAAGTACAGTATACAGCTGTAAAATGGCAAACCagttattagtagtattattATTGAATCAATTGGGAGTAAAGAATGGTGCCAagggaagtgatgctgacatcCCTGATGCCACTGTGCTACTATCCAAAATGCCCCTTCCGTTACAACGAATCAAGTGTTCCGTGATACAGGAAGTTGACAGGTGTCTATGCAGGCAGTGGCCTTGAACCATTGGTTCATGCTTGATCTCACACTGTGGACTTCCAGTGCAGTTGGTCAGTTAATACTGCCTAGTCTTGGAGATGTGTGCGTGGGCACTGGCCTAACTCCATGCTGCCTTGGCAAAAAGACGACACTTAAGCAGAATGTCTACGTTCCCCACAGAGACCCACTCCACATGGGTCTTTGAAAGGCCATAACACAAACAGAAGCATCAAACGGGTAACACAGATAGCAATAGCATTAGCTAATTAGAGATCTCTTTGTGGCCATTGAGCCAGACCTGACATGAAAGCTACACTTTGCTGTTATGAATGATTTAAAACAAGCTGACCAATTTAGTGTAAaagtaatctttttttttttttaaagccacAATGGATATCCAAGTTCTGGCCAGTATAAAATGGCAATGTATTAACATATTTACagttaattaaaataaaatgaagaaAAAGTGTGTATTCAAATAGGCACAACAGTATTGAATACAATGGAATTATTGCATTCttaacatgtacagtacatttgtCAATATTACTGGATCCTTTGTCTTCGGCTACAGATTATTCTCATCCTAGTTTGGGAGCAGGTAACCACTACTGCTACTTTTCATGGACAAAGACCACTGTTCAGACTGTGGTCCAGTATACTTGTATAGCACTGTCAAGGATGTTATGGTACCATGCAGCCAATGACACAGTACCTAACctcaaaataataaaatgtgtACAGTGATCGTGATCAATAGATTTGGCACTGGTCTGCCGTTGTGTGCCACTATTATCTAATAAGGTTCTCTACATTTCTTGAAGGATAATGTCTTTCATTGAGAAAAGTGTGGCTAGACTTAACCAGATGGAACGACTAGACCAGCTGATCTTGGACCTGGGCAAGAGTCACTATCGCTACAATGCCCCACCCAAGTACTACTCGGTAAGGTCCACAGCCACTATAACATCTGCGCTTCCATGGCTCTTGACAGATATCCTCCAGGGTTTGTACAACAGAGCCCCTGGCACAGGGACAAACGTTGGGTTATGGTGCTCCACCCCTTGTATAGCGAGGGGTAACATAATGGAAAATGCTATATTAGTCTGTGATGTTTGGCTATGAGATAATGAGTCTGAATGGCTTGCTGTTCATTGAACACCCCTAACCTTTCAGGACCCTAATTATGTCCTCTGGGTTTGTTTCAGTATGTGGGGGCCGAATTCATAAGAGCGGTCCAGCCGATCCTGAAGGATAACTGGACCCCACAGGTGGAGGAAGCTTGGAAGGTAAACAGTGCATGGGAACACTTCACTTTCAGCTAGCAGCCATGCCTTCACTATGCACACATTTGCCAATTCTGTCATTTGATTTGCGGTATCATGTGTTTGCCAAAGCTTACACAATGACTTAatttatttgtacagagatcAAAATAATTTTTTCCTAGGGCTATGACACTTATGATGCCTATATGGAGAATATGTGGTCTATTTCTGTCTGCTAGTCATTAAGGGGAGATCAAGTGAAGTGCAAACAAAATAACATCTCAAACTAATTTGATCTTGCATCAAGGCCATATTACAAATTGTGAACTCTTCAGAATTGCACTTGATGAATATCCATGATTCTGTTGATGCAATGTATGAAGATGTCAGCGAACAACATGCAAGACACTTTACAGATtacagtgtcctctagtggagGTACCATATTAACACTTCCTCCACTGGAACCCCAGGTGTTATACTAAGAATGTACTCTTTTCATTGTTTCAGTAATTGTATTGCTGAACACAAAGGGGCCTGAATCACTGCCCACGTCTCACATATATTATTGACAGATGCAGGGTGAGGTCAAATTACAAACATGACCCTTTCACCATACCAGGGCCTTAAGAGTTAAGGAAATACTTCAGTATTTTGAATGAGCTATTAAAACATTGGTAGTGCACAGGCTATTTTAAGGCTGTAAGTGCATTATAACAGCACTGCATGTTTGGCTCCACTTCAATTCTTTACAGCATATACAACAATCGCTATCCACTGTGAAAACAAGCCATGTACCATATGGTTGCAAACCTAATCAATATATAGTACATTACCATTAAAAAGGTGGGGgtgtactctactctactcagCAAAATGACCTTGGTCGCATCAATCTATGCAGTCTATGTGAGTACTGTATACCGGTTTATTTGTATGACTTTATGCTGAAGGCATGTTTTTAATACATTTGTAAACTCCCTTGGCTCTCTCAGACATTATTCCTGTACATAACCACCATCATGAAGCAAGGGTACCTAGAGGAGGAACAGAACCAGAAAAATGCCATGGGCAACACCAGCCGAGAGAGACCGGAGAAGAGGCTTAACCTCATCTAGGACCGCTGGAGGtgcaaactgtactgtacttgtgGATCCAATAGGGGCTTGCATCTACAATATCACTTAACACGTCTTGTCAGAATAGTTGATGAAACATGCATTACAATGCAGTGGCCAGTATAATACATGTGTCCAGTTACATatatacatgttttgtatgttgacTTTTTGTACCCATCTTATGCTTCTGGAATTGTAATGAACAGGAACAGCTTGTGTTAGATTATGTACTACTTAGGTTTAGGCTTATTTGTACTCATATGGGTAAATGTCATTCATCTGTCAGTTATGtatagttgttttttttatatatttaaaatgttaaatccTACTGTAAAATCATGGACAATGTACAATTGTGCACATAGTTGGCCCAATTATTTTCACAGTGAATTATAATCATTAAACATTACTGTAATCCGATTGTATCTTGATTGTGGGGGTTTATTTTCGGTTTAGTTGTTCCAAAGtactaataaatacaaaaatacattctCAGAGTAATTTGCATTGTGCATGGATGTATAAAAAACGCTTACATTGGACTTGCCTGCTATAATAAAAGTACTGCTATACTGTATACTGAACATTATTTAGATTTATTTCAAGACAACGGACAACCACGAAAAGAGAGCTTAGCAATAAATTCTGCACCCCactgaaatattttttattttacaaagcACTAAATCAAAATCAAGCATGACAAAAAGCTTTATTCAACTCCCGTCCAGGTCTCTTATTTTAACTTGGAGTCCCTCCCTTAACTATCTTAATATAACAAGAATAGATTCATATTTTACTGAAATGTCGTGTCTCCATTTCCCTCCAACAAATAAAGAAAGTGTTTCAAAAGGTCTTGTCCACCTTTTTGTTCTCCAAGTTGCCGTTCTGTGAGCAGAAGTTGTTTGGGTGTCAGAAGCCGctacaatttttttaaatatagatTTCAGATTTTTGTCCACGTAAAAGAAACCACTATCTAATCTATCGGAGACACAGAGTCACCGAGAGAGATGTAATTTTGAACTTGATGACGAATAACATTCGTTTGACAATGCTGCTGCTGTGGGGGCCCGAAAAAAACACTGAACTTGACAAGGCAAGTTTATTACTTACTCACTGGGCGGCCTTTGCCTTTTTGCTCTTAGCTTTTCTGTCCCTTTTCTTGAGGCCATCCAAGTGTGCCCTCAGCAGGTTAGTATAGGCCTGGAAAGAGCAGCTAATATAAATATGTACACCAACCTAAATGACTACAAT includes:
- the LOC124468959 gene encoding neuroglobin-like, with protein sequence MGCAISGLGLVPKQVGEVKEEVPIVHLSEEHREMIKDTWRVIQEDIAKVGIIMFVRLFETHPECKDVFFLFRDVEDLERLRTSKELRAHGLRIMSFIEKSVARLNQMERLDQLILDLGKSHYRYNAPPKYYSYVGAEFIRAVQPILKDNWTPQVEEAWKTLFLYITTIMKQGYLEEEQNQKNAMGNTSRERPEKRLNLI